A section of the Alkalihalobacillus sp. LMS39 genome encodes:
- a CDS encoding DUF438 domain-containing protein yields the protein MSEIINNREQEVTELNRKDMLKKIIKDLHNGKSVDEVKAQFEEAVGNITVEEISKLEQALMEEEGIPVKEIQRLCSVHASVFKGSIDDIHRTSQGEEPPGHPIHTFKLENKEIDYLVNFKLKLHLKKFEKEASDEARWKLIEDLNLLLDVDKHYSRKENLLFPYLEKYGIYGPTKVMWGVDDMIRAGIKEVKKKLLHFDGDKQAVLDDLDYVMRETVEMIFKEENILFPMALNTLTEDEWVKIAYESNEIGYCLTSPTVEWKPERKEVQESKWAEGMIQFETGNVSVKQLEAIMNHLPIDITFIDQDDVVRYFSHGKERIFARTKAVIGRTVQNCHPPKSVHLVEQLLIDFKSGVKESEDFWIQFKDKFVYIRYFAVRDENRKYMGTLEFTQNISPIQSIEGEKRILS from the coding sequence ATGAGTGAAATCATTAATAATCGCGAACAAGAGGTAACGGAACTGAATCGAAAAGACATGTTAAAAAAAATCATAAAGGACCTTCATAATGGGAAAAGTGTCGATGAAGTGAAAGCTCAGTTTGAGGAAGCTGTAGGAAATATAACGGTTGAAGAAATATCAAAGCTAGAGCAAGCGCTAATGGAAGAAGAAGGAATTCCAGTAAAGGAAATTCAACGTTTATGTTCGGTTCATGCTTCTGTTTTTAAAGGGTCAATTGATGATATTCACAGAACCTCACAGGGCGAAGAACCGCCGGGGCATCCGATCCATACGTTTAAATTAGAAAATAAAGAAATAGATTATCTAGTAAATTTCAAGCTCAAACTCCATTTGAAAAAATTTGAAAAAGAAGCTTCTGATGAAGCTAGGTGGAAACTCATTGAAGATTTAAATTTACTACTTGATGTTGATAAACATTACAGCCGCAAAGAAAATTTACTGTTTCCTTATTTAGAAAAGTACGGAATCTATGGACCAACAAAAGTCATGTGGGGCGTAGATGATATGATTCGAGCTGGTATTAAGGAAGTAAAGAAAAAATTACTACATTTTGATGGCGACAAACAGGCGGTGTTAGATGATTTAGATTATGTGATGAGAGAAACGGTGGAGATGATTTTTAAAGAAGAAAATATATTGTTTCCGATGGCATTAAACACGTTGACAGAAGATGAATGGGTAAAGATTGCCTATGAAAGTAATGAGATTGGGTATTGCTTAACATCTCCTACAGTCGAGTGGAAACCGGAGCGAAAAGAAGTGCAAGAAAGCAAATGGGCAGAAGGCATGATTCAGTTCGAAACGGGAAATGTCTCGGTAAAACAACTAGAGGCGATCATGAACCACTTACCAATTGATATCACTTTCATTGATCAAGATGATGTCGTCCGGTACTTTTCTCATGGGAAAGAACGAATTTTTGCTAGAACGAAAGCCGTAATTGGCAGAACCGTTCAAAATTGTCATCCTCCCAAAAGTGTTCATCTTGTTGAACAACTACTTATTGATTTTAAGTCTGGTGTGAAAGAGAGTGAGGATTTTTGGATTCAATTTAAAGACAAATTTGTGTACATCCGTTATTTTGCGGTCCGTGATGAAAACAGGAAGTATATGGGAACGCTTGAGTTTACACAAAATATAAGTCCGATTCAAAGCATAGAAGGAGAAAAGCGAATTCTTTCTTAA
- a CDS encoding DUF1858 domain-containing protein encodes MKTIDYNETVYELAIHYPEIIAILHELGFDQITKPGMLQTAGRVMTIPKGCRMKGISFDRVKETMEAHGFMEREGKDNE; translated from the coding sequence ATGAAAACGATTGATTATAACGAGACTGTTTATGAACTAGCGATACACTATCCTGAAATCATCGCAATTTTGCACGAACTTGGTTTTGATCAAATTACGAAGCCAGGAATGTTACAAACGGCTGGCCGGGTGATGACAATTCCAAAAGGATGTCGGATGAAAGGAATCTCATTTGACCGAGTGAAAGAAACAATGGAAGCCCATGGTTTTATGGAAAGGGAGGGGAAGGACAATGAGTGA
- a CDS encoding TIGR04053 family radical SAM/SPASM domain-containing protein: protein MFQRDFNQNPFIVIWELTRACELKCLHCRAEAQYHRNPLELTLEEGKKLIDDIYEMDNPMLVFTGGDPLMRPDVYDIAEYAIKKGVRVSMTPSATPNVTKEALQKAKDVGLARWAFSLDGPTAEIHDHFRGTEGSFQLTMDAIQHLHQLEIPIQINTVISRYNVDALEEMATLVEELNCVLWSVFFLVPIGRGKETDMISPAEHERAFRWLHKLSKKVPFDIKTTAAQHYRRVVIQQKMKEKQKNDKTIEYEDALQKGITTPFDGLGRAPKGVNDGNGFVFISHIGDVFPSGLLPVKAGNVRTTPLADIYRESPIFKDLRNPDKYKGKCGVCEFRFVCGGSRSRAYAMTGDYLESEPFCVYIPRAMRARAEQRE, encoded by the coding sequence ATGTTTCAACGAGATTTTAATCAAAATCCATTTATCGTCATATGGGAGCTTACGAGAGCATGTGAATTAAAATGTCTCCATTGTCGGGCAGAGGCACAATATCACCGAAATCCACTTGAACTAACATTAGAAGAAGGAAAAAAACTAATTGATGACATATATGAAATGGACAATCCTATGCTTGTGTTTACAGGTGGGGATCCACTTATGCGTCCTGACGTATATGATATTGCTGAATATGCGATAAAAAAAGGTGTCCGTGTGTCAATGACGCCAAGCGCAACACCAAACGTAACAAAAGAAGCGCTCCAAAAAGCAAAGGATGTTGGTCTTGCACGGTGGGCTTTTAGCTTGGACGGGCCAACAGCTGAGATTCATGACCATTTTAGAGGGACAGAAGGATCATTCCAATTAACAATGGATGCAATTCAGCATTTGCATCAGTTAGAAATTCCGATTCAAATTAATACCGTCATTTCTAGGTACAATGTAGATGCCCTTGAAGAGATGGCCACATTAGTGGAAGAACTAAACTGCGTATTATGGAGTGTTTTTTTTCTCGTCCCAATTGGGCGTGGCAAAGAAACAGACATGATTTCACCAGCTGAACACGAGCGAGCGTTTCGATGGCTTCACAAATTAAGCAAAAAAGTACCGTTTGATATTAAAACAACCGCAGCACAGCATTACCGCCGAGTTGTGATTCAACAAAAAATGAAGGAAAAACAGAAAAACGATAAAACAATTGAGTATGAGGATGCACTGCAAAAAGGAATCACTACACCGTTTGATGGTTTAGGGCGTGCCCCAAAAGGCGTAAATGATGGCAATGGCTTTGTCTTTATTTCTCATATCGGTGATGTGTTCCCTAGTGGATTGCTTCCTGTGAAGGCAGGCAATGTGAGAACAACGCCATTAGCTGATATTTACCGGGAATCTCCTATTTTTAAAGATTTACGTAATCCAGATAAATATAAAGGGAAGTGTGGGGTGTGTGAGTTTCGTTTTGTTTGTGGAGGATCGCGGTCACGAGCGTATGCCATGACAGGTGATTATTTAGAAAGTGAACCGTTCTGTGTTTATATTCCAAGAGCAATGAGAGCAAGAGCGGAACAACGTGAATAA
- a CDS encoding S8 family serine peptidase, translating to MKQVRLWFLFVLFMVYPVSIGFAEFGEDTQNEPELTQEEVLEYFEEEGIYKEQELIVKFVDTTTEQQREELIKKMGVKEILFLELGQFSTLSVPKQLNIDDVIELLLQEELVEFVEPSIQLEHLLTPKDPGYSKQWYLKKIQMPKAWDITKGSSKITVAVIDTGIQTSHPEFKGKIVKPYDVVYNRKSLIAEDHGTHVAGIIGAKMDGKGVTGVAPNVKIMPINVFYGNGTTADFVAAGIEYAVDNGADIINLSLGSPYYSYIVDYYTSYALSKGVLVIAASGNSDTSRPMYPAAHGSVVAVSATNKNDVITSFSNYGNYIDVSAPGQSIYSTKINGKYGNFDGTSMAAPVVSGVAALIKSRNPYLSPHEVYDIMSKSAKDLGAPGWDQFYGYGRVDAQKALANTCVPLTSIKTPNATFTAKGTNNFNILFTTNGQANITVRIKDSNGKVVKKFMTNRASSGGKQSFSWDGKLDNGTYANGNYVIEVKMSNGKFTNTKTKKVKVVDKAPPILTFSKSSYGFSPKVKNDVKLSFELNRKATVTAKVYDANGNVVRTILNNKSLNGGKRSVTWNGKNSKGNVVKDGTYTIKFTSKSTNNLKSTKSVKVVIDSKVDGKAKLSSTTFKSTGENNHKATLEFTENLYVSTFIINDKGTKIRQLTNNKLYKPKTRTFSWDGKNDKNKRVAEGTYRYLFEIKDKYGNTKTVKSSSVTVQDWSKPTITKTTDLEFVNKGTSLSIPYELGKAGKVTIQIHNGSTLVRELETNVSKSKGAQQAVWNGKNAQGQEVADGVYRYTIKVVDKYGQQVERTRNITVAFTNITITAPDVVQYDEYESVAEVFYELSDKALVTIKIFDNYGEEVYTVHSNVQANKGINQFIWDGKTRWYHSWDLYGYTYEIQAKPLHGGKTTKVTGAFSNYTDPKWLLENSYQLKQPNSWYTPNELLYKVKTSENVTLKLTAYRYWGDYEVFTKTYSIAKNKVTDIIYKKDANEDEYYYYNLLFTDRLGNKYFYSIEE from the coding sequence ATGAAACAAGTGCGATTATGGTTTTTATTCGTTTTATTTATGGTTTATCCGGTTTCAATCGGGTTTGCTGAATTTGGAGAAGATACACAAAATGAACCGGAACTAACGCAAGAAGAAGTATTGGAATATTTTGAAGAAGAGGGCATTTATAAAGAACAAGAACTAATAGTAAAGTTTGTTGATACAACTACAGAACAGCAAAGAGAAGAATTGATAAAGAAAATGGGAGTTAAAGAAATTCTTTTCTTAGAATTAGGGCAATTTTCAACACTTTCTGTGCCAAAACAGCTTAACATAGACGATGTAATTGAATTGTTACTACAAGAAGAGTTAGTTGAGTTTGTAGAACCTAGCATTCAATTAGAGCACCTATTAACACCGAAAGATCCAGGCTATAGTAAGCAATGGTATTTGAAAAAAATCCAAATGCCTAAAGCGTGGGATATAACAAAAGGTTCTTCTAAAATCACAGTTGCTGTCATTGATACTGGGATCCAAACAAGTCATCCAGAATTTAAAGGTAAAATTGTAAAGCCTTATGATGTCGTTTATAATCGTAAGTCATTAATAGCAGAAGACCACGGAACACATGTGGCCGGGATCATTGGAGCAAAGATGGATGGCAAAGGTGTTACAGGTGTAGCACCAAATGTAAAGATTATGCCGATTAATGTGTTTTATGGTAACGGAACAACAGCTGATTTTGTCGCTGCTGGAATTGAGTATGCTGTTGATAATGGGGCAGATATCATCAATTTGAGTTTAGGGAGTCCGTATTATAGCTATATCGTAGATTACTATACAAGTTATGCGTTATCAAAAGGAGTACTTGTTATCGCTGCTTCTGGGAATAGTGATACGAGTCGACCGATGTATCCAGCAGCACATGGAAGTGTTGTCGCTGTTTCCGCAACAAATAAAAATGATGTGATCACCTCTTTTTCTAATTATGGAAATTATATAGATGTTTCCGCTCCTGGACAATCAATCTATTCAACAAAGATAAATGGGAAATATGGGAATTTTGATGGGACATCGATGGCTGCTCCAGTTGTAAGTGGGGTAGCCGCATTAATTAAGTCAAGAAATCCATATTTATCACCTCATGAGGTCTATGACATTATGAGCAAATCAGCGAAGGATTTAGGGGCACCAGGTTGGGATCAATTTTATGGATATGGTCGCGTGGATGCGCAAAAAGCATTAGCGAATACCTGTGTTCCATTAACATCCATTAAAACCCCCAACGCGACATTTACGGCAAAAGGAACAAACAATTTCAATATTTTATTTACAACGAATGGACAAGCAAATATTACTGTCCGAATAAAAGATTCAAATGGAAAAGTCGTAAAAAAATTCATGACGAATCGAGCATCATCTGGTGGAAAGCAATCTTTTTCATGGGATGGAAAACTTGATAATGGAACTTATGCAAATGGAAATTATGTCATTGAAGTAAAAATGTCCAATGGCAAATTTACAAATACAAAAACAAAAAAAGTGAAGGTTGTAGACAAGGCACCGCCAATTCTAACGTTTTCTAAATCATCATATGGATTTTCACCCAAAGTCAAAAATGACGTGAAACTTTCATTTGAGCTTAATCGAAAAGCAACGGTTACAGCAAAAGTATATGATGCAAACGGAAATGTGGTTAGAACTATTCTGAACAACAAATCTCTAAACGGTGGGAAACGCTCTGTTACATGGAACGGCAAAAATTCAAAAGGAAATGTCGTTAAAGATGGAACGTATACGATTAAATTTACCTCGAAATCAACGAACAATTTAAAAAGTACAAAATCAGTTAAAGTTGTCATTGATTCTAAAGTAGATGGTAAGGCAAAACTTAGTTCGACGACATTTAAATCAACCGGAGAAAATAATCATAAAGCAACATTAGAATTCACAGAAAATTTATATGTTAGTACATTTATCATTAACGATAAAGGAACAAAAATCCGTCAGCTAACTAATAATAAACTTTATAAACCAAAAACGCGCACATTTAGTTGGGATGGAAAAAATGATAAAAACAAACGGGTAGCAGAAGGAACGTATCGTTATCTTTTTGAAATTAAAGATAAATACGGCAATACGAAAACCGTCAAAAGCTCTAGTGTAACAGTGCAAGACTGGTCAAAACCGACAATTACTAAAACAACAGACCTTGAATTTGTTAACAAAGGAACATCATTATCCATTCCGTACGAACTTGGAAAAGCAGGGAAAGTAACGATACAAATTCATAACGGTTCTACATTAGTTCGTGAACTTGAAACTAATGTGTCAAAATCAAAAGGAGCACAGCAAGCGGTTTGGAACGGTAAAAATGCTCAAGGCCAAGAGGTTGCAGATGGCGTTTACCGCTATACAATAAAAGTAGTAGATAAATATGGGCAGCAAGTAGAACGAACTAGAAATATCACAGTTGCTTTTACAAATATCACCATTACGGCACCGGATGTAGTTCAATATGATGAATATGAATCCGTTGCAGAAGTGTTCTATGAGCTTTCAGATAAAGCATTAGTCACAATTAAGATTTTTGATAATTATGGTGAGGAAGTCTATACAGTTCACTCAAATGTGCAAGCAAATAAAGGGATTAATCAGTTTATCTGGGATGGAAAGACTCGCTGGTACCACTCATGGGATTTATATGGATACACATATGAAATACAAGCAAAACCACTGCACGGTGGAAAGACAACAAAAGTGACAGGTGCGTTTTCTAATTATACTGACCCTAAATGGTTACTCGAGAATAGCTATCAACTAAAACAACCA
- a CDS encoding iron-containing alcohol dehydrogenase gives MYTLYCRIYQRILKFISSCLTWRQPQLIDGENCLHELVPLLQEKQVQRVFIVTDKGITSLGLLAPLCESMKNENIHYIIYDDVIPNPTIETIENAVKMYRDHHCEAIIAFGGGSPIDCAKAVGARIAKPKKTIQQMKGQLKIRKETPFLVAIPTTAGTGSEATLAAVVSNRDTQEKYAINDHALIPNVAVLDPVLTINLPPHITASTGMDALTHAVEAFIGKGNTNETTAYSRDAVQLIFENLNEAYSNGSNLVARQNMQKASYLAGLAFTRAYVGNVHAIAHQLGGFYSYPHGLANAIILPHVLEKYGETVHKPLAELAELIGIKQSYCTTEEKASAFIEEIKKLNTMMEIPSQVNCIVESDIPLMVKRALQEANPLYPVPQIFTRKDMTELFYKIKL, from the coding sequence ATGTATACATTATATTGTAGAATCTATCAGAGAATTTTAAAATTTATCAGTTCCTGTTTAACTTGGCGACAACCACAATTAATCGACGGAGAAAACTGCCTCCATGAACTTGTCCCACTTTTACAGGAGAAACAGGTTCAGCGTGTTTTTATTGTTACTGATAAAGGAATTACATCACTTGGATTACTTGCTCCATTATGCGAATCTATGAAAAACGAAAACATTCATTATATTATATATGACGATGTTATTCCTAATCCGACTATCGAAACAATTGAAAACGCTGTCAAAATGTATCGCGACCATCATTGCGAAGCGATTATTGCCTTTGGAGGGGGATCTCCGATAGATTGTGCGAAAGCGGTTGGTGCTAGAATTGCAAAGCCAAAGAAAACGATCCAGCAAATGAAAGGACAATTGAAGATTCGGAAAGAAACTCCCTTTCTTGTCGCCATTCCTACAACAGCAGGGACAGGAAGTGAAGCTACTCTTGCAGCAGTTGTTTCGAACCGTGACACACAAGAAAAATATGCAATTAATGATCATGCCTTAATACCAAATGTCGCTGTACTTGACCCCGTTCTTACGATTAATCTTCCTCCCCATATTACAGCATCAACAGGTATGGACGCGTTAACACATGCGGTTGAAGCTTTTATTGGAAAAGGAAATACAAATGAAACAACAGCATATAGTCGAGATGCAGTGCAGCTCATTTTTGAAAATTTAAATGAGGCATACTCAAACGGTTCCAATCTTGTGGCTCGTCAAAATATGCAAAAAGCTTCTTATTTAGCAGGCCTTGCGTTTACTCGTGCCTATGTCGGCAATGTTCACGCGATTGCACATCAGCTCGGTGGATTTTATTCGTATCCTCATGGTTTAGCGAACGCCATCATCTTGCCTCACGTGTTAGAAAAATACGGTGAGACCGTTCACAAGCCGTTAGCCGAATTAGCTGAACTCATTGGCATCAAACAATCCTATTGTACAACCGAGGAAAAGGCATCCGCGTTTATTGAAGAAATAAAGAAGCTAAATACAATGATGGAAATTCCGAGTCAAGTCAATTGTATAGTAGAAAGCGATATTCCATTAATGGTAAAACGAGCATTACAGGAAGCCAACCCACTTTATCCCGTTCCGCAAATATTTACTAGAAAAGATATGACTGAACTATTTTACAAAATAAAACTGTAG
- the ric gene encoding iron-sulfur cluster repair di-iron protein, whose product MEQTFSETSIVGEIVTKFPKASDLFKRYRIDFCCGGNRPLIEAINERKLSVEEVITTLNKLYDETMALNESRIEWEHASFRELIDYIMNKHHRFLHEELTLLSPYVTKVLRVHGADQPHLAQIHRLYHELRIELEQHLIKEETEDFPLLLELEQQPTVEAVSQLKKIVDELELEHSHAGTLLKELRAVTNDFTPPEGACGTYRLVYQRLENLESDLFEHIHLENNVLFKRAITQYA is encoded by the coding sequence ATGGAACAGACATTTTCAGAGACGTCAATTGTTGGTGAAATCGTCACGAAGTTTCCAAAGGCGAGTGACCTTTTTAAACGATATCGAATTGATTTTTGTTGTGGGGGAAACCGTCCACTCATAGAAGCAATTAACGAAAGAAAGTTATCCGTAGAAGAAGTCATCACAACTTTAAATAAACTATACGACGAAACGATGGCGTTGAACGAATCAAGAATTGAATGGGAGCATGCCTCATTCCGTGAGTTAATTGATTATATTATGAATAAGCACCATCGATTTTTACATGAAGAGTTAACCTTATTAAGTCCATATGTCACAAAAGTGTTACGCGTACATGGTGCGGACCAGCCACATCTCGCTCAAATTCATCGCTTATATCATGAGTTACGGATTGAGCTAGAACAGCATTTAATTAAAGAAGAAACAGAAGACTTTCCTCTTTTATTAGAACTAGAACAACAGCCTACAGTAGAAGCTGTTAGTCAATTGAAAAAAATTGTAGACGAGCTCGAACTTGAGCATAGTCATGCTGGTACCTTATTAAAAGAACTACGTGCTGTTACAAATGACTTTACCCCTCCAGAAGGGGCGTGCGGTACGTATCGACTCGTATATCAACGTCTTGAAAATCTCGAATCAGATTTATTTGAGCACATTCACTTAGAAAACAATGTGTTGTTCAAAAGAGCCATTACTCAATACGCATAA
- a CDS encoding DUF4275 family protein: MNVAMKLRKKGMIVTEYENKGRDYRKLWFESFFETIDVSNHNRTNFLWEWFHTQNIPFRKGKEANQAFEKVNKQYCFIFFQESNDVLKVEYASEMKAKDLCNEVGEYSDVYIVDKGFNWTYVVPHEKEEYGPYFYRK, from the coding sequence GTGAATGTAGCAATGAAACTTCGGAAAAAAGGAATGATTGTAACTGAATATGAAAATAAAGGGAGAGATTATAGAAAGCTGTGGTTTGAATCCTTCTTTGAAACAATAGATGTAAGTAATCATAATCGCACTAATTTTTTATGGGAGTGGTTTCATACCCAAAATATTCCTTTTCGTAAAGGGAAAGAGGCAAATCAAGCCTTTGAAAAAGTGAATAAACAATATTGTTTTATCTTTTTTCAAGAGTCCAATGATGTGCTAAAAGTAGAATATGCTTCAGAAATGAAAGCAAAAGACTTGTGTAACGAGGTTGGTGAATACAGTGATGTCTATATCGTTGATAAAGGCTTTAATTGGACATATGTTGTTCCACATGAAAAAGAGGAATATGGGCCGTATTTTTACCGGAAATAA
- a CDS encoding phosphotransferase, translating into MLSGSKVLKQFGFQTEEEPNSIYPFSPVYRVKKQDKEYIVKKTQKPIERAERLIHYTKMLKESGIAVVTPVHLQNENPQTIDEDVYIVYPFIDGKPYTGTEDEIFQAGKLLGEIHRVSPKENNYQLPGYEVFDFTKEEVEESVQKINTVANKVNVTIDHEKLKEKLLTIVAQQEELKEGNLSYIATPHDFKANNLIYNDTPYLIDPDNASWVPKIFDLALVLLLFHNEHSTAPDVIFTPRQWGTFLSGYEVSSSLTETDKANWTKALEHVFLDEVMWLLAECEEDWFNPAQVTLFSSLLELLFDTSAYPLTISS; encoded by the coding sequence ATGTTGAGTGGAAGTAAAGTATTAAAGCAGTTTGGATTCCAAACCGAAGAGGAGCCAAATAGTATTTACCCTTTTTCACCTGTGTATCGGGTGAAAAAACAGGATAAAGAGTATATCGTTAAAAAAACACAAAAACCAATAGAGCGAGCGGAACGATTGATTCACTATACGAAAATGTTAAAAGAGTCGGGGATTGCTGTTGTAACACCTGTTCATTTACAGAATGAGAATCCACAAACGATTGATGAGGACGTTTATATTGTTTATCCTTTTATCGACGGCAAGCCTTATACTGGGACAGAGGATGAAATCTTTCAGGCAGGAAAATTGTTAGGGGAGATTCATCGCGTATCCCCAAAGGAAAACAACTATCAATTGCCGGGTTATGAAGTATTTGATTTTACAAAGGAAGAAGTCGAAGAAAGTGTACAAAAAATTAATACGGTCGCAAACAAAGTGAATGTAACAATTGATCATGAAAAACTCAAAGAAAAATTACTCACGATTGTTGCTCAACAAGAAGAGCTTAAAGAGGGAAATTTATCTTATATTGCTACGCCACATGACTTTAAAGCAAATAATTTAATTTATAATGACACTCCTTATTTGATTGATCCCGATAATGCGAGTTGGGTTCCAAAGATTTTCGATTTAGCTCTTGTCCTATTATTGTTTCATAATGAGCATTCAACTGCTCCAGATGTTATTTTTACCCCAAGACAATGGGGAACCTTCCTTTCTGGCTATGAGGTTTCATCTTCATTAACGGAAACAGATAAAGCCAATTGGACAAAAGCACTTGAGCATGTATTTTTAGATGAGGTCATGTGGCTATTGGCTGAATGTGAAGAAGATTGGTTTAATCCTGCACAAGTGACTTTGTTTTCAAGTTTACTTGAGTTGTTATTTGATACTTCTGCCTATCCACTCACTATATCATCATAA
- a CDS encoding C45 family peptidase, translating into MEPFQVDILQLRKRPYETGVALGKHVKHKPIFNILNRVTKPEVDIQNVEQIFSTYSPHLIEELHGLSESLEIPYKKTAAMFSGYDVPKFQAMGCSAYMTDSYYVRNYDFSPVLYDHVFSLLDNEQSFASAGYNLQVIGRHDGVNERGLVIGLHFVSFNDFQIGVSAWTAVRIVLDCCKTIEDAVSLLKEIPHAACYNFSIADEAGQKAVVEASPSKVVVRDGEGEVSLACVNHFSSKEMRDKNRTQIERSIKREKYIKTLQDLSIGQNEVVERFKEKESPLFFTDYDEFFGTLHTFSYSFKTKNIVTCLAGSTDELSFDFHQWCLGKDLAEQSLYGNIER; encoded by the coding sequence ATGGAACCGTTTCAAGTCGATATTTTACAACTAAGGAAACGTCCATATGAAACAGGAGTCGCGTTAGGAAAGCATGTAAAACATAAACCGATTTTTAACATATTAAATAGGGTGACAAAACCTGAAGTTGATATTCAAAATGTAGAACAGATTTTCTCTACATATTCCCCACACTTAATTGAAGAACTACATGGGTTAAGTGAGTCACTTGAAATTCCTTATAAAAAAACGGCAGCAATGTTTAGTGGTTATGATGTTCCGAAATTTCAAGCGATGGGTTGTTCAGCTTATATGACAGATTCCTATTATGTACGAAATTATGATTTTTCTCCGGTTTTATATGACCATGTATTTAGTTTACTAGATAATGAACAAAGCTTTGCGTCAGCTGGTTATAATCTCCAAGTAATTGGTAGACATGATGGAGTGAACGAGCGTGGATTAGTCATCGGCTTGCATTTTGTTAGTTTTAATGACTTCCAAATAGGAGTTTCCGCATGGACAGCAGTAAGAATAGTGTTGGATTGCTGTAAGACGATTGAGGATGCAGTCTCCTTGTTAAAGGAAATCCCTCATGCTGCTTGTTATAATTTTTCAATAGCGGATGAAGCAGGACAAAAAGCGGTTGTGGAAGCAAGCCCTAGCAAAGTCGTCGTGAGAGACGGTGAAGGGGAAGTTTCGCTAGCTTGTGTTAATCATTTTTCTAGTAAAGAAATGCGGGATAAAAATCGCACTCAGATAGAAAGGTCTATCAAACGAGAAAAGTATATTAAAACATTACAAGATTTATCAATAGGTCAAAATGAGGTAGTTGAACGATTTAAAGAAAAAGAATCGCCTCTATTTTTTACTGATTACGATGAGTTTTTTGGTACATTGCATACGTTTTCGTATAGTTTTAAAACGAAAAATATAGTTACATGTTTGGCGGGGAGTACTGATGAATTGAGTTTTGACTTTCACCAATGGTGTCTTGGGAAAGATCTAGCTGAACAAAGTTTATATGGAAACATTGAGAGGTAG